The Sinomicrobium kalidii region TGCGGGTAAATGTGGTAAGCCCGGGAATTATTGAAGATTCCGTGAAGGATTCCGGCCCTGTTTTTCCCGGATTAAGACCGGTTGCCATGAACGGGGTTGTAGATGCTTATGTGAAAAGTATAGAAAGTGATATTTCCGGAAATATTATCCGGGTGTATGGCTGAACAGTTAAAAGCCGAAACCGGAGCAGAAGCAGAAATTTACCTGGCTACCGCTCCGGAGGTTCAGGGAGTAACCGGAAAATATTTCGACCGGAAGGAAGAGGCGAAAGCAAACTCCCGGGCGTATGATGTCACAGCCCGGAGACCGTTATGGGAAGTCAGTAATAAATATGTCGGGATGTAATGTTTTTACCCCTAAACGGGATAAATCTATCTGAAAATCATACCTGTATTTTAACTAAAACTAAAAAAATGACAAATTCGAAAACAACAAAAATCGCATCAAACACTGCAATGGATATTTTCCGTGATGAATTCGCTATGCTCGTGACATTTCATACCAAACCCGAATACCGGGAGGAACTGGAACGCCTGCTCCGGAAGGATGTGGAAGAAGCGGGGAAGGAAGAAGGCAATCTTTCGATGTACCTGTATCGCGCCAAGGATAATCAGGATACCTATTTCCTGTTTGAACGCTGGAAAAACCAACAGGCCCTCGATGCCCATTTCGAAAAGCCTTACACCAAGGCGGTCCTTGAACTTACTGAAAAAGCGTTGACCGATCCCATGGAAATCATGTTCCTGAATGATCTGGCACCCATATCGCCGGTAAACTACGAACGCTCACCTCAAACACCGGATGAGGCAACAGACCTCATTGTGGTATTTACCGTTAAGGAAGGAATGCAGGAACGGTTTATGGAACAATTCAGGTATTCGGCGCAGAACAGTCGTCCCGAACCCGGTTGTGTTGCTTTTCATATCCATTCCGTTAAAGACAGACCGAACACTTTTGTACTCTATGAACGCTGGGAAAACCGGGAAGCCCTGGACAGTCATTTCGAACAACCCTATACCAGGGAACTCTTTACCTTGTTTGAAGAGGTTCTGGACAAGCCCGTAGAAGAAAGTCTTGAATTTATTACCCTGGTTATGTAAAAATTAAAGGATGATAACAGAATAAAACAGGGCTGTAGTCCTTCGGTTTAACAAGGAGGTTATAGAAGGGGGGCTTAATATAATGGATGAAATATTTCAACCGGACTTTGTCAACAGAACGGTGCGCCCGGGATTTCCACCGGGATCCGAAGGGATGTCCCGTTTCCTTACCGATGTGCTATGGAAGGGACTTTCGGATATTACCGTGGAGATCCACGGCCAGGTTGCCGAAGGAGATATGGTGAGTACGCGAAAGACCATTAAGGGAAAACATACCGGGGTTTTTCTTGGAGTACAGGGTTCGGGAAAGACGGTGGCAATGAACATTATGGATATGGTTCGCCTGGAAAATGGCAAATATGCGGAACACTGGAGTGTGATGAACCTGCATGATGTGGTAAAACAGATTTCGGAACAATAAAGGTAAACACTATGTATTCACCGTACTTGAGGACAATATTAGTTCTGTGTATTGCAGGGTTATACGGAAGTTGTACAACAGCTGAAAAGACAAAACCTACGGAAGGCACTGCACTTCAGCATGACGCGGCGTATCAAGATTACCTGTATCAGTATTCCGTTATTGACGCCCTGTTGTCCGGGGTATATGACGGGAACCTGTCTGTAGGAGCACTCCGCGAAAAGGGAACCCTCGGTGTAGGTGGGTTTAACCGCCTTGACGGCGAACTGTACATGGATAAAGGCGAAGTTTATAAAATACGTTATGACGGAAGTGTACATAAAGTATCTGATACAGCTAAGATACCGATAGCCTTTGTAAAACACTTTCAGGCGGATACCACTTTTACCCTGGTACAGAAAGAAATGGGCTATGAGAAGTTCAAGGTCCGGTTACAATCATTCCTGAATGAAAACGAAATGTATGCCATCCGTATTTCCGGTACTTTTCCGAAGGTGCTGGCCAGGGCTCCTGCCCCGGCAGGAAAGCCTTATCCGCCGCTGGCAGAACACCTGAAAGAACATCAGTACGGGTTCGGGCTGGAGCATACCCGCGGAACGGGCGTAGGGTTTTATCTTCCGGCCTTTATGGGTAAAGTGAATATTCCGGGCTTCCATTTCCACTATCTTTCGGAAGAAAAAAGATCGGGCGGACATGTGCTGGACTTTGTAGCCGACAGCCTGTATGTAGAGATCGACAGGGCCTCCGGTTTTGTGGTCCGGTCTCCGGATGATGAAGACTTTCGAAGGGCCGACCTGCAAAAAGATCGAAAAGCGGAAGTGGAGGAAATAGAATAACACCCCGGTTCGATCCGTTTCATGGCTTAATACTCCGGTTCATGTTTGTATAACTACAGTTCATGGGAATCAGCTTGTAAGTTGGTGATAGCAAGGCCAAATTGCAAAGAAAAACCATGAAAGCAACCAGTTTCTCCGTACTTTTTATACTGATTACATACGCTTTTGCTCATGGCCAGTCCGTGACACAGACCGTAAAGGGAAGGATCACCGACCGGCAATCTGAAACACCGCTTATGGGAGCGACGGTGGAAATCCTTACCACCGGTCCCGTAACGGGAGTGGTTACCGATATGGACGGCTATTACCGGATAGAAGGTGTACCCCTCGGCCGGCATGATATTCGTGTAAGCTACCTGGGATACACGTCTGCCACCATCCCCAATGTAAGGGTCACCGCAGGAAAGGAATTAGTCGTAAATGCCGTCCTGGAAGAGTCTGTGGTAGCCATGGACGAGGTCGTGGTAACATCGGGGGAACAAAAAGGAAGGCCGCGTAACGAGATGGCCGCAGTGAGTGCCCGCTCCTTTTCACTGGAAGAAGTCACCAGGTTTTCGGGAGCGGCCAACGATGCATCCCGTATGGCCGCTAATTATGCCGGGGTAAATATAAATAACGACTCCAGGAACGATCTGGTGATCCGGGGAAATTCCCCTATGGGCGTGTTGTGGCGGCTGGAAGGCGTGCCTATTCCGAATCCGAATCACTTTTCCACCCTCGGGACAACCGGGGGCCCTGTAAGTGCACTTAACACCAATCTTTTATCCAATTCTGATTTTTTAACAAGTGCCTTTCCGGCAGAATACGGCAATGCCAATGCCGGGGTTTTTGATATCCGTTTTCGCAATGGTAACCGCGACCGGCTGGAAGCTACGGCACAGTTGGCGGTCTTTAGCGGACTGGAAGGTATGATTGAAGGCCCCTTGTTTAAAGAGAACGGAGGGTCGTTTATCGTTTCCTTCCGGCAGAGTTTTGTGGAGCTGGCGCAGAATATGGGATTTGAAGTGGGAACAACGGCCAGTCCCAATTACAATGATCTTTCGTTCAAGGCAGATACGGGCTATGGCAAGCTGGGACGGTTTACCCTGTTCGGGATAGGCGGAACAAGTGATATCTTTTTCAATGCGGATGAGGTGGAAGAAGAGGATTTTTTCGCCAGTCAGAACGAAGATGCCGATGTAGACTCGCGTCTTGGTGTCATAGGGCTCAATCATCATTACGCTTTTAATGACAATACCTATATAAAAACCAGCCTTGCGGCATCCGGAACCCAAACCCGGGTCAGTATCGACCGTGTGGAGGATGACGGAGCACGCACACTTTCCGAAGAGGTGGACGACAACAATACGAGATATACGTTTTCCACCTACCTCAACAGTAAACTTAGTGCCAGGCATTCCGTCCGCGGGGGTGTTGTAGCAGAACTATACACCCTGGATACCTATGCGTGGGACACGGAAGACAGCCAGCAACGGACATTACGTGATTTTGACGGTAATATGTCACTGTATCAGGCCTATGTCCAGTCCAGGTATAAATTCAATGACCGATGGGAGCTGAACACGGGGATACATGCGCAATACCTTAATCAGAACGAAGATTTTGTCGTGGAACCGAGATTGTCCCTGAAATGGCGTTTTCGTCCCAATCAATCGCTTTCGGCAGGTTTTGGTGTACACCACCAGATGTTGCCCCTTCCTATTTACCTCCTGGAATCAATGGATGAAGACGGTGAGCGTGTGCAGTCCAACATGGAGGCGGAGTTTTTGCAAAGCCTGCACTATGTGCTGGGCTATGACCTGCAGCTGGCAGCCGATTGGCGCCTGAAAGCCGAAACCTATTACCAAGACCTTCGCAATGTACCCGTAGACCCTTTCTCCAGCAGTTTTTCCCTGTTGAATGTAGGTGATGATTTCGGCTTCCCCGATAACGGTTTCCTGGTCAATGAAGGTTCGGGGAGGAATTACGGGGTGGAGCTGACCGTCGAAAAGTTTTTTTCCCGCGGATATTATGGCCTGCTTACCGCTTCGTGGTATGATTCCAGCTATAAGGGAAGCGACGGTATAAGAAGGAACACGGCCTTTAATAACCGTTACATTCTCAATTTTCTTGCAGGAAGAGAGTTTGTGGTCGGGAAAGATAAACAGAATGCTTTTAACATTGACATGAAATTCACTACGGCCGGGGGAAGGTACTATACGCCGATAGATATTCAAAGCAGTATTGATTCCGGAGCCGAAGTACGGTTTGACGAAATAGCGTATTCCGAAAGGTTTTCCCCTTATTTGCGACTGGATATAAAGGTAGGGTTTCAGTGGAACAGCAGGAGGGGGAAATTGTCACAACAATTCTACCTGGACTTTCAGAACATTACCGCAAGGGACAATGTGTTCCTGCAGCGGTACAACGAGTCATCAGAAACAGTAAATACGCTTTATCAGCGGGGCTTTTTCCCTGATATCCTGTATCGTATTCAGTTTTAGCAGGGCTGGGATAGATATGATAAAAAACAGGCATATGGTTAGTTTGTAGTTTTAATAAATAATGAATAACGAATATCCAATGATGAAGTTTTAAGTATTCGTAAATCAGATAGTTTCTCCAACTTTACAGTACTTCAGCATTCTGTGTTCAACATTCGGTCGGGTTCCTGAGCACAGCCGAGGGGTTCGACATCGATCAAAAACAATGAAAAACAAATGAAACAAACCGTAGTTATCGTAGAGATCTTCAGAACCGATGTAAAAAGTACCGTCCGGGCGGAGGAATGCATGGAAGCATTGTGTGCCCGTTTCCCGGAATACCGCATTAATTTTGACCTTGAAGACCGGGACAGGATACTCCGGGTGGAAGGGGAGTTTCCGGATGTTGATGGGGTCATACGGGTAATGGCCGCATTGAACGTAAACTGTGAACGTTTTCCGGATGATTGCGTGGTGTTTCGGGAAAACCCGTAATGCCCGGGTGGTGTCCGGGAAAACTTGCTAACTTTGTGTTGCCCGGATTTTCGGGGAATGTGCCATATAAATGTAATGATGTTCAGGAAGGCTAAATCCATTATGGGGTTCGACGACCGGTGGATGCTCATTGTGGGGATTCCGCTGGTGAGTTTCATCATTGTAGGACTGATCTTTGGCGATGCCCTGGCGGAAAAAGGGATAGGTTCGCTGGTGTATTACTATCCCAGTGCATTGATATACACTACCATATTCTGGGTGGTTTTCCGGTTTCTCATGCTGCAGTGCATGAAACGCTGGCCGGAACAGGAGCAGACCACCCGGCGTGTCGTGATCCAGGTGATCCTGGTCCTGGTGGTCTATGTGGCCGTCAAATGGATGCTAAAACATACGTTGAGCCCGTTTATCAGCAACCTTACCAATGTGCAGAAACCACATACGTTCAAGGAGCCCATGATAGCATTGCTCATGATCTTCCTGATCACCACGGTTTACGAGGCCATCCGGTTCTACAGCCTGTTGCAGCGATCCCGGATCGAGAAGACGCAACTGGCCAAAGACAATATGCAGTCGCAACTGGAAGGGTTGAAGAACCAGGTAAACCCGCACTTTCTGTTTAACAGCCTCAACACTCTTGCCCACCTTATCCCCGAAGATGTTGGCCGGGCGGAGGCATTTGTCAAAAAGCTGTCGGAAGTGTACCGTTATATATTGGAAATAAAGGACGAACCTCTCATTCTCCTGGAAGACGAATTGGAATTTCTGCAATCGTACATTCATCTTATTAAGGAAAGGTTTGGTGATAATTTCCGGGTAGAAATTTCAGTGGACGATGCATACAGAAAATATCATATTGTCCCGCTTTCGTTACAGATATTATTTGAAAATGCCATTAAACATAACGAAATATCTACCAGGCACCCCCTGGAAATAAAAGTAGGGGTAGACGAAGCGGGTCAGCTTTTTGTAAGGAACAACCTGCAACGTAAAAAACAGGAAGAAGCCTCAACCAAAATAGGATTGCAGAATATAAGGAACAGGTACAGGATCATTACCGGGAAGCCTGTAGATGTTATGGTCAGCACCACATCATTCGTTGTTTTTCTGCCCCTGGTGGAAGTAGCCCCGGCAAAGTAGGTTGCGGAATTAAGAAATGGAACTTCCGGTATTGTCAATATCATCCCGGAGAGCAGAAAAGAGGTGATATTTTCTCAGAAAGAACAGCTATTAATTTAAACAAAAAAACCTTGTGAAAGTACTGATCGTAGAAGACGAAAAACCTGCGGCAGAACGGCTGGCCAAACTATTGTCGGGCCTTCGTGACGATATTGAGATTGCAGATGTGATAGATTCCGTAGACGCTGCCGTGATATGGTTGCGCGAGTTTGGTATGCCCGGACTTATATTTATGGATATACAACTGGCAGACGGACTGTGCTTTGATATCTTCAGAAAGATCAGGGTAGGCGCACCGGTGATATTCACCACTGCTTTTGACCAGTATGCCCTGCGCGCCTTTGAGGTAAACAGTATCGATTATCTGCTCAAACCCATAGATTCCGATGCATTGCGGCAGGCTATGGACAAGTATAATGACCTTCGTACGATTTTTACCCCCTTTACCTATGATGCCCTTGCCGTGCTTCAACATGCCCTGCAGTCTCCTCGTTACCGGGAGCGTTTCCTGGTAAAGCAGGGCAGTGCACTTCATTATGTATCTGTAGGAGATGTAGCCTATTTTTATGCGGAAGAAGGAGTGAATTTTATCCGCCATAAAGGAGGCGGGAGGTATATTACAGAGCTGAACCTGGAAGAGGTAGAACGGCGCATCGATCCGCATCTTTTTTTTCGCGTTAACCGCAAGGTAATAACACACATACGATCGATCCGTTCCATAGAAAATTATTTTAACGGCAGGCTCATCCTGTCCCTGATCCCGGGTTTTGATTCTTCTGTCATTGTAAGCCGCGAGCGTGTGGGAAAGTTTAAGGAATGGCTTGGGAAATAAGTCTTTTCGGAGTGCTATGATTGTGTTGCCTTCCTCCTTCGGCATTCGGTTTTTTCAAATATGTTAATTTCTTGGCTTTCAATTATTATTTGTAATACAAAAGTCGTATATTTGCGGCGAAGAAAGAGGAAAACAATTTCGGAGGGGACATTAGAGTCCCCTCTTTTTATAAAAATTATTGATGTTAAAGGAAAGAGTCGAAGAGCTTCTTGCCGGGGTGTTTGCCGAACATAAATCCCTTTTTTTGATAGATCTTTCAGTTTCTCCGGATAATAAAATAAAAGTAGTAATAGACGGAGATGCAGGAGTTTCGCTTAATGACTGCGTGCTGGTAAGCAGGCATGTGGAGCATCAACTGGACCGGGATGAGACAGACTTTTCTCTGGAAGTAACTTCTCCGGGAGCTACCGAGCCTATGGTGCACCGAAGACAATACAAGAAGAATATAGGCAGAAAATTAAAAGTAAAGACCATCTCCGGCGAAACCGTGGAAGGAAATCTTACCGAAGTAGGAGAAGAAGATATCAAACTGCAATGGAAGCAGCGGGAACCCAAACCCGTAGGCAAAGGAAAACGAACGGTAACCAGGGAAAAAGAAATCCCTTTTTCGGATATAGCGGAGGCAAAAGTGATGATAATATTCTAATAATAAGTTTTTGACATGGAAAATCTTGCATTGATCGAGTCATTTTCGGAGTTTAAGGATGATAAACTCATAGATCGTGTAACGCTGATGGCTATTTTGGAGGAAGTTTTCAGGAATGCACTGAAGAAAAAGTTCGGTTCGGATGACAATTTCGATATCATCATAAATCCCGACAAGGGCGACCTGGAAATATGGAGAAACAGAGTGGTGGTTGCCGATGATGAGGTAGAAGATCCCAACCAGGAAATTTCACTGACTGATGCCAGAAAAATAGAACCCGATTTCGAAGTGGGAGAGGATGTTTCCGAAGAAGTAAAGTTGGTAGATCTGGGAAGAAGAGCTATTTTAGCACTGCGTCAAAACCTTATTTCCAAGATACACGAACACGATAATACGACCATTTATAAACAATTTAAAGACCTCATAGGAGAAATTTATACGGCAGAAGTGCATCATATTCGACATAAAGCTGTTATTTTGCTGGATGATGAGGGAAATGAGATCGTTCTTCCCAAGGAAAAGCAAATTCCTTCCGACTTTTTCCGGAAAGGAGAAAATGTAAGGGGGATCATAGAAAGTGTAGAACTGAAAGGAAGCAAACCTACTATAATAATGTCCAGGACATCCCCGGACTTCCTGGAAAAATTATTTGAACAGGAAATCCCCGAAGTGTTTGACGGGCTGATCAGTATAAAGAAAGTAGTGCGGATTCCCGGAGAAAAAGCCAAGGTGGCCGTAGACTCTTATGACGACAGGATCGACCCCGTAGGGGCCTGTGTAGGGATGAAAGGTTCAAGGATACACGGTATAGTGCGTGAACTTGGAAATGAAAATATAGATGTTATCAATTTTACCAGCAACCCGCAGTTGTTTATCGGCAGGGCATTGAGCCCGGCCAGGGTAACCTCCATTTCTATAGATGAGGAAACCAAACGGGCTGAGGTAATACTGAAACCGGAAGAGGTTTCAAAAGCGATCGGAAAAGGCGGATACAATATCCGGCTGGCCGGATTTCTCACCGGTTATGAGATTGATGTGTTCCGGGAAGGTGTGGAAGAAGATGTGGAACTCACCGAGTTCTCCGATGAGATAGAAGAATGGATCATTGGCGAGTTTAAGAAAATTGGACTGGACACAGCGAGAAGTGTGCTGGATCAGGATGTAGAAGACCTGATAAAACGAACCGACCTCGAGGAAGAAACCATATTGGAAGTAAAACGGATACTAAAAGAAGAATTCGAAGACTAAGAGACCGGAAAAACCGGTTGCCCCAAGGTTGGATTTTTGAAACTATTTGGTTATACTAAAATAGCATGCCCTGGCGTAGAAGATGAATCCATTTCCGTTTTGGAGAGGTGAAAAGACCATAATAACTGAGGTTCAGAATAAAATTTTAGAGGATTAAAAAAACATTTATGGCTGAAAACGCAACATTGAGGCTTAATAAAGTGCTGAGAGAACTGAACATTTCGCTGGACAGGGCTGTCGAACACCTGTCGTCCAAGGGATATGAGGTGGAGGCCAGACCTACTACCAAGATATCTAATGAGGTGTACCAGGTGCTCTTGGAGGAGTTTCAGACAGATAAAAGTAAAAAAGTAGCGTCTAAGGAAGTAGGGGAAGAGAAACGGAAAGAAAAAGAGGCTATTCGCCAGGAGTTGGAAAGGGAGCAGGAATTGAAAAGGAAAGCCCAGGAAGAACAGGAGATTATAAAGGCGAAAGCCAATTTGTCTGGTCCCAAAACCGTAGGGAAGATAGATCTCGACGCTAAAGATGCCGATGAAGATGGAGCTGAAGAGCAACAGCCGGACGGGGAGACAGAGGCAACTCCTGCCAATGTAGCAGAAGATAAAAGTGCCGGGGAACCCAAAACGCCCGAAAGCGAAACAGAAGATATCCAAAAACCTGCGGAACAGCAGGAAAAGAGTGCTCCTGAAGCGGAGAAGCCCAAAAAGGAAGCTCCTGTCGAAACACCGGCAGAAAAAGAAGATAAGAAAAAAGAGGAAAAGAAACCTGAAGAAACGACAAAAGAAACGGAGCCAAAAGCAAAAGAAGATAAAAAGACCGAAAAAGTTATTATCCAGGACGAAGAGGTAGAAAGCGAAAAACTGAAAACACAATATCAGAAGCTTTCCGGACCCAAGATGACCGGGGAAAAGATAGACCTTTCGAAGTTTGAAAAGCCCAAGAAAAAGAAACCCGTAGCGCAATCGGGAAATGATAAGCAGGGTAGTAAAGACAGGAAGCGGAAACGCAAAAGGATCAGTAAAGAAGGCCCCGGCAACTATACCCAGGGAAAACAGGGAGGCGGCAACTTCAGGAAGAAAGGCGGAGGAAGACCCAGGCAGGCAGCAGCCAGTAAGGTTGAGCCTACAGAAGAAGAAGTACAGAAACAAGTGCGGGAGACCCTGGAAAAACTACAGGGAAAATCCAGCAAGTCGAAAGGAGCCAAATACCGAAGGGAAAAAAGGGATGTCCACCGTCAGAAATCGGAGGAGGACATAGCCCAGCAGGA contains the following coding sequences:
- a CDS encoding putative quinol monooxygenase; protein product: MTNSKTTKIASNTAMDIFRDEFAMLVTFHTKPEYREELERLLRKDVEEAGKEEGNLSMYLYRAKDNQDTYFLFERWKNQQALDAHFEKPYTKAVLELTEKALTDPMEIMFLNDLAPISPVNYERSPQTPDEATDLIVVFTVKEGMQERFMEQFRYSAQNSRPEPGCVAFHIHSVKDRPNTFVLYERWENREALDSHFEQPYTRELFTLFEEVLDKPVEESLEFITLVM
- the budA gene encoding acetolactate decarboxylase; this translates as MYSPYLRTILVLCIAGLYGSCTTAEKTKPTEGTALQHDAAYQDYLYQYSVIDALLSGVYDGNLSVGALREKGTLGVGGFNRLDGELYMDKGEVYKIRYDGSVHKVSDTAKIPIAFVKHFQADTTFTLVQKEMGYEKFKVRLQSFLNENEMYAIRISGTFPKVLARAPAPAGKPYPPLAEHLKEHQYGFGLEHTRGTGVGFYLPAFMGKVNIPGFHFHYLSEEKRSGGHVLDFVADSLYVEIDRASGFVVRSPDDEDFRRADLQKDRKAEVEEIE
- a CDS encoding TonB-dependent receptor, with amino-acid sequence MKATSFSVLFILITYAFAHGQSVTQTVKGRITDRQSETPLMGATVEILTTGPVTGVVTDMDGYYRIEGVPLGRHDIRVSYLGYTSATIPNVRVTAGKELVVNAVLEESVVAMDEVVVTSGEQKGRPRNEMAAVSARSFSLEEVTRFSGAANDASRMAANYAGVNINNDSRNDLVIRGNSPMGVLWRLEGVPIPNPNHFSTLGTTGGPVSALNTNLLSNSDFLTSAFPAEYGNANAGVFDIRFRNGNRDRLEATAQLAVFSGLEGMIEGPLFKENGGSFIVSFRQSFVELAQNMGFEVGTTASPNYNDLSFKADTGYGKLGRFTLFGIGGTSDIFFNADEVEEEDFFASQNEDADVDSRLGVIGLNHHYAFNDNTYIKTSLAASGTQTRVSIDRVEDDGARTLSEEVDDNNTRYTFSTYLNSKLSARHSVRGGVVAELYTLDTYAWDTEDSQQRTLRDFDGNMSLYQAYVQSRYKFNDRWELNTGIHAQYLNQNEDFVVEPRLSLKWRFRPNQSLSAGFGVHHQMLPLPIYLLESMDEDGERVQSNMEAEFLQSLHYVLGYDLQLAADWRLKAETYYQDLRNVPVDPFSSSFSLLNVGDDFGFPDNGFLVNEGSGRNYGVELTVEKFFSRGYYGLLTASWYDSSYKGSDGIRRNTAFNNRYILNFLAGREFVVGKDKQNAFNIDMKFTTAGGRYYTPIDIQSSIDSGAEVRFDEIAYSERFSPYLRLDIKVGFQWNSRRGKLSQQFYLDFQNITARDNVFLQRYNESSETVNTLYQRGFFPDILYRIQF
- a CDS encoding sensor histidine kinase — translated: MMFRKAKSIMGFDDRWMLIVGIPLVSFIIVGLIFGDALAEKGIGSLVYYYPSALIYTTIFWVVFRFLMLQCMKRWPEQEQTTRRVVIQVILVLVVYVAVKWMLKHTLSPFISNLTNVQKPHTFKEPMIALLMIFLITTVYEAIRFYSLLQRSRIEKTQLAKDNMQSQLEGLKNQVNPHFLFNSLNTLAHLIPEDVGRAEAFVKKLSEVYRYILEIKDEPLILLEDELEFLQSYIHLIKERFGDNFRVEISVDDAYRKYHIVPLSLQILFENAIKHNEISTRHPLEIKVGVDEAGQLFVRNNLQRKKQEEASTKIGLQNIRNRYRIITGKPVDVMVSTTSFVVFLPLVEVAPAK
- a CDS encoding LytR/AlgR family response regulator transcription factor; translated protein: MKVLIVEDEKPAAERLAKLLSGLRDDIEIADVIDSVDAAVIWLREFGMPGLIFMDIQLADGLCFDIFRKIRVGAPVIFTTAFDQYALRAFEVNSIDYLLKPIDSDALRQAMDKYNDLRTIFTPFTYDALAVLQHALQSPRYRERFLVKQGSALHYVSVGDVAYFYAEEGVNFIRHKGGGRYITELNLEEVERRIDPHLFFRVNRKVITHIRSIRSIENYFNGRLILSLIPGFDSSVIVSRERVGKFKEWLGK
- the rimP gene encoding ribosome assembly cofactor RimP, producing MLKERVEELLAGVFAEHKSLFLIDLSVSPDNKIKVVIDGDAGVSLNDCVLVSRHVEHQLDRDETDFSLEVTSPGATEPMVHRRQYKKNIGRKLKVKTISGETVEGNLTEVGEEDIKLQWKQREPKPVGKGKRTVTREKEIPFSDIAEAKVMIIF
- the nusA gene encoding transcription termination factor NusA; the encoded protein is MENLALIESFSEFKDDKLIDRVTLMAILEEVFRNALKKKFGSDDNFDIIINPDKGDLEIWRNRVVVADDEVEDPNQEISLTDARKIEPDFEVGEDVSEEVKLVDLGRRAILALRQNLISKIHEHDNTTIYKQFKDLIGEIYTAEVHHIRHKAVILLDDEGNEIVLPKEKQIPSDFFRKGENVRGIIESVELKGSKPTIIMSRTSPDFLEKLFEQEIPEVFDGLISIKKVVRIPGEKAKVAVDSYDDRIDPVGACVGMKGSRIHGIVRELGNENIDVINFTSNPQLFIGRALSPARVTSISIDEETKRAEVILKPEEVSKAIGKGGYNIRLAGFLTGYEIDVFREGVEEDVELTEFSDEIEEWIIGEFKKIGLDTARSVLDQDVEDLIKRTDLEEETILEVKRILKEEFED